In Argiope bruennichi chromosome X1, qqArgBrue1.1, whole genome shotgun sequence, the genomic stretch AATTCTGATAGAATTTGGCAACGCTACGAGTTAACAAAAGcgtatattgttttattataaatgatggaAAATGTGAGACacgtaaatcaaattttcaaaatgaaactttttaaatttggttaaattcTTTTAGTAGAACATTTTAGTTTcaactatacaaaatttaaagctGCTTTTCATGGTGTATTTCTGTTTCATATCACAAGAACAGTGATTGAAAAGTTagtatgtttttaaatacattttttttttaactttgcttCTTTCGAAatcggttttaaattttttatttaaatagtttgcaacaattttttagtataattaagcATACGGTCAAAACAATTAAGAATTGTTctctaaatatatcaattataaaacaatgaataaatgataactctttttttttcaaatatacctaaattaaacttttattaattactagaaaaataataaaacttaattaaattgctACTCATATTACGTTATAATTGGGAATAATCtgattaatattatgattaaatctAATAATGTTCATGTTTTTGGATCCGTAAACCCGCTTTTCTCAGTTTACTTTTTCTTAAGTCTTGTCTGTAACAAAATACTAAAAGTagtgttttgtttaaattacttgaaatttttaccCTTACATCAACTTACTAGATTGAGCcgatttgtaaaattattgattaaaaaaacagtaagaaTAGTGACAGtgaaaaaaacagatttaaaaatttttacgggaattattttctccaaaatttagaTATCGAGAATAGGATCCCAAATACCAATAAGTTCATTGTgtgagaattctttaaaaataattggtgaccagatattgaaagttaaaaaataatttttaatgtctgataataaaaaatcatattaaatgtcggatattttttaaacagttaaggTTATACTTAACATACTATACATTTAGTCGCAGCAAAGaaggaatattttctaattaacgtCAGTGttagagaaaatttttagatttaatatttatccacATTCTTAATATGCTGTTAcaaaatctacttaaaataagTCAACCGATATAAAACAACGAATCAAAAATTCAACTGATTTAATTTCCATTCACCAAAgctccttatttaaaaatatcagtttgaatTCTGTGAAATATCGAAATTTTAGCTTACTTGTGCTTTAACAGAAAACCAGCGTTCCTTGGACATTTTCAAATACTTCAACAATATGACACATGTTTTAACTTCAGAacagtgaaaataattgaaaagtttaaagtTACTTTGCACAGTTATGTAGCTAAATTGCTATAGTTTCGCATACGATTGATCATgcgtaaaaataattgaaattaacatAAGCGCGTGCCAGAAATTTTGTGAAACTTctaaaaacatcttatttttatcattaatgtattattctatttaattttttatcagtcaTACATTATTCTACTTCATTTTTGACATTCATAcgttattctatttcaaaatttagatttaacatAACTGAGATTTATggcttatttaatattatctgaaGGATAATTATTCATCGATAACACGTAATTTCGCTGCGAAAGAACCAATTATATTTATCATGCtacaattaattgttttaaaaacagtatgaaactgaaattttggaATTAGTCTTGAATGTCAACAAACAACGCTAGTAAAATCTTTAGCTATTACTGGTAAAAACGCAATtctgatagttaaaaatattctaattcttctaatttaatgatttaaagatgtatatatttatagaatatcctctccctctaaataaatttaatccgctcttgtatattttaaatacaagtacTTTTAAACATGTGTCGaattttttgctcaatatcataTATTCTACTTTTACTCAAGTCTATGGGTATATAGGTCTGTTTTAATAAGAAcacatttctttcataaatatatttgcattttttttttgaaaattaaaatatatttgtaacgtTATCTAAACTGTAATATCCCATCGTACAGTatcaaaacgaattttttttaataaaccattaTCGTATTCATCAACCATTGTAACAGCCTTATTGCATTTCATGACGCTTTGCAAGATGTTATATTCCACAGTACATGCCATCATATTGCTTTCAAATTAGAGGAGCACAGACTCCTCTAATGCGTTATCTTCAACAGCTCTTATACTTTTAATATGCTGCAGTTTTCGCGATAATCTGGTTAgttcatttcttttgaatttcaatgaatgaGAAGTTgcgaaatgtttgaaaatttgttataacGTCCATTCCACATAAATTGTCTTTTGTAATTCACAACGAAATAGCCTGTTAATATCATTGCACGTTGAGGTAAtgtagaaatagttttaaataccgACTTATTTATATCTTGTAATACAATATATAAGCGAAATCCACATGCTTTGTtatgaatacataattattaataatcccCGTTCCTAGATTGTAGAACACTCCTGGTCATTTGAGATAAGTGAAAcgatatgaaacattttttccccaattttcaGATTAGATAATAAGAGAAGGCtctgaaattatatgaaataaaatttcgaaccCTTTTTTTACCGTATAAGAGTCCCGAAACTTTTAACAGCGAAATCGTTAATAAACTAGCAATCATCTCCTTTTTTTAAGGGTTCCGACTTAGTATATGCGGAAGAATatcttaatctaataattttgatCTTTGATATTGTAGTTGGGATTTTATACGAAGTATTTAGTATAGCATCAAAGGGAGAGAAGAAATCAGGGAatatgtatacaaataaaaaaatttcattcactgTTTCAATAAGCTTTTTAGAATAAAGTGACATGGAAGGGTGATTATATATCTTCTTTATACTCAGATTAAACTTTCGAAATACGTAGGAAATAGGCTATGCcctgttacaaataaaattagttcCTAGACTATTAACTAGAAATTGGCGATACCTTGTGTGTTGGATATCCTCTGGCCACTAGTTTCCCATTTTTGCTATTCTTTGTCCGGATTCTTTAGACATACAACAATTTCTTCAAGTAGCTCGCTGCATTTAGTTGTGAACTTGGTTTCCTTCAATCATGGCTCGATACACTAATTCGTCcgtatttttcttctgaaatgtctaCGCTTTGATCCTGTTTAACATTATATGTCTATATTGGAAGAAATCTGGCTAAGTAGATCAGAATTTGAATCGGATAATCTTGCCCTCTTCGTGTGTTGCCAAGAGCAAACTATAAAGGATGGAGTTTATCTATCCGCTTATATAGATTTGTTAACCTACAAAACCACGAAGAAATTATTTGCTCTTCTTTCCATTTTGAAATCGTGTATATATTAAGACCTGCAGAGATTGTAATTTTGGTAAACAGGTTAATTATGTTACCGATATCATGTTTAGCCAGTTCTAATCTGAGATAGGAATTTTGGCCTCGCACTGTTCTGTGAGAAATGATTTTCTGCAAGGAAGTGCTATCTTCCTTCCAGTCTAGTATTCGAATGTAGCAAATATTTTGTTCTGTCTTCCGTAGAGGTAAAATTTTGGATATCGTCTGGATAGTTGAGGCGGTACGATAGGTCCCGATAATTGAATAGCAGAAATGTTCTTTGAATGGCTGGTAATCTCCTCTATACCGGGGGATATTCGAAACCTATTCAATTGAAACTTGGAGAATCATCCTCTCTGCCTCagtgaaatgtaatatttatcaaggtttttttttttgttcctgctATTCTCTTACGCAAGTGAGTGTGGATTTTATAACTTGGCGCCTGATGAATAAAGCTGCCCATCGAGAATgatccttaaatatttaatggggTGATCATTTTTGACTTTCCCATTTGTTGGTTTGACCTTACATCAATTTCTCAATCAGATGGTAAAtagatatggaaataaaaatgtttaattggttCTTATTTGtccgatttctaaaatttttggtTCTTGTTGAATATGTTTTGAGACCGTCTGTTGTTCTGGAACATATTAAATAACGTTCGCAAAAGACTTTTTCTATGGATCCTTATTAGAATAACAGAGTATAATTAGATTCCTTTTTCCTTTGAGTTCTTTACTATATTTGCAGAAGTAGTAGGTTTTGTCGTAATGAATATGCATATTCCAATGATATAACGGAAAGAATAGCAATAAAGAGTGAAGACCACTGTTAAAATTGTTCCCCATCATAAGCAAACATCTGAAGAACCatgaatttcgaatatttaaaaaaagacttgaCGAAGAAATAGGAGAAAAAACAGTAGAGGTACgagaaaaatataaggaaattataggatggatttatggaaatatttccagttttaaagaattaagttGCTGAATATGCATACTTTAATGTGAAGTAACAAGAAAATCTAATGTATGCAAAAAGTTGGGAGAAAGGGAATAGAAGAAgagagaaattttcttaaattacgagttcgttaaagaaattatttttcccaaaACAGGCCTTTTTATTTAGCTTGTGAATGGAATGACGTAGAAATGATTAACCTTGATTCCTTTGCCGAAATCAGTTATCGATGCTAGTAAATAAGGAATATCGTTAAGGAAATgaagataattgaaaaagaatgattaaagaAACATAGAAGAACAATTAgatttatagcaattaaatattgaatctaaatatttaaaactatcaaaggaaattatttgaatatctgagcaaacttatttttatttcctttctaatctgctattattttattttacgattcTGTTATGTAATAGTCAAAGGCTGAACATTGCAATTCAATAAAAGATGTTTCAGgttttttgaataagaataaacaaaaatatgaggattgttatcaaatttcatattcaagTGGCGGATGAGGGATAACATATGAGGGATGAgacatatcaaataaatatttgggaaataaataaataaataaaaattcaaattttcgaaGAAAGGATTAAGCCATATTTAATGTAGAATTGTGAGACAATTTTTTTCGGGAATACGAACTTTAAGTAAacaaagagttaaatattatGCTGCAGAGGAAGATCTTTGAAAATCGCGAAAGACAAACTAAGAACGTTGTGGTTTAATGCATGAAATGTTCagtgatatttctaattaaagccACCTGTTATGAGGGATGGGAGTGGTAAATTAAttcgatttataataataaaagtaatttaaatcatcgTAAAGAAGATCGTTatgtgattgtttaaaataatattatgtagtcCCATTTTGTCACTAATGTTAAGCGAATCGCCCTTGCCCTTCTTGAAATATGGAAGTATTATATAGTGTCCTAAACGCTAGTATGATGAATTCGTTGACCCATATTTCATATCTGGACCAAACATATTCGGAAAGAAATGTTTACACGTTTTTTACCCGAATTTCTGAGAGATTTTCAGACTCTCTTGCAATTGGGCCATATGAATTATGTTGTACTAGATTTGCCATAGATAATTGGATTATTTTCATGAACTTGTTaacttattttgaacttttttgtcAAGAAATGCATATTGAAAGAGAAAGTGATgcaattgtcaaattttgaaattttgatgaatcgacagcattttaaacatctttaaatcagaaaaaacacatttttttttacttatggaTGTGaacctaataaaaatgttttgaggtaGGTTGATGAAGTTTGGCTTGTACATTTagcattacatttattgattcgtattaaatttttaataaatatgtttttgtttgttcgattgttcgaatataaggtaaAACACTAAGTAAAACAAAAGAGCTAGATCAGAGGGtcccaaactttttttctcgtggaccactttcaaagttttactatttttggtagaccccctgctgctacatttctactgtattcccaaaactcctaaaaatatCACCTTAACCCTACACTGCATCATGTTGCCATTTGGCTACACTGGCGATTTGTCATCTTCATGACCAGAAAAATGTAGCCATGAGGCAACACTGTGCATTAAAAGTAAGTTTGGACTTCTTTGATTCAGTTATCACCATTTATTCTCAATAGATGGCGGTAGGTGTCCGTGGATAACAGTAAATGGAGACATAGCAGTAGACTTTTGCAATCACATAAATggccatattttgaaatttttatttactattaaatgttttcctaggtccattaaaaaaatcatatgcataAAATGAACTATTAAAATTCGTTTATTAGGCTTTTTATGATAaagcgaatatttaaaaaaaatttaagccacAATATGTATCTGTAGCCATTTGGCAACATCATGCAGGAAGGATGCGATGAACAATTCAACTCAACACTGTAGTTCAGAAAGCATGTGCTTTGTTTATACTACTTATGTTacattttgtctttcttttttgtctttgcagttttaattatgagttttgtgatataattagaagcaatttattttttctttgaaattctataaGCTAGAATAATGGAAGAGCATAGGTCTGTTTACTTTGTTGATACAGatggtaaaaagaaattattgacagATGAAATATGGAATGCTCTTTCGAGTGGAAGCGATGATGATTTTGATGATAGCGATGAAGATCCTACATTTAATCCTAATGTTCTCTTCAATAGAAATTCAGAAGATATTTCTGACAATAACAATGATTCTGAATCATCTGAAAATGAAGTGAATATTCAAAACGAAAGTTCGACTTCAGGTAACAAGACATTAGaggaaaaaagtaagaaagttaaaaaggaaaaaattaaacttgtatgGAAGAAAAAGTCTTTGCAAGTAAATCCTGAAATCATAACTTTCAGTGGAGATACACAGttacctcaaaatattttgaatttggaaacaccttatgagtttttttcatatttttttcatccgGATCTCATAACTTTTATTTCTGAACAAACTATTCTATATAGTGTACAACAGACACCTGAGAAACCTCTGAATGTAACATCAtctgatataagaaaatatttgggaATTTGTATATTGAGTTCTGTATCAAGTGTTAAAGATTTTAGATTGTACTGGAATCCTGCTGTTGGAATATCTCTCATTCAAAATTCTATGCCCGTtaacgaatttgaaaaaataagaagatatctTCATTTCAATGACAATAATGCATTTTCAACTGATTTGCAAGGAGGCCAGGATAAGTTTTTCAAACTGAGACCTTTGATTGATGAACTTCAAAAATCTTTCCTTTCCATTCCTATGGAAGAATGTTTATGTGTCGATGAACAAATGTGTGCTACTAAAGCTAGACACCATTTAAAACAGTATATGCCTGACAAGCCCCATAAATACGGTTACAAACTCTTCATTTTGAGTGGAGTATCCGGATTTGCATACAATTTCGAGATTTATGGTGGCAAAGAACTTGATGTTGCTAATATACTTCAAGAGCCTGATTTAGGAGCTAGTAGTAATGTAGTTATTAGATTAACTCGTCCTGTTCAAGAAAATGTTAATCACAAACTTTACTTTGACAATTATTACACTTCTATTCCTCTGCaagtatatttgaagaaaaagggAATTTTATCTCTTGGAACTATTAGAAGAAATAGAATTCCAGACTGCAAACTTCCAACTGAAAGGGAGCTGAAGTTACAAGTTCGTGGATCCATCACTGAATTTGTGGCTGAATATGATGGCTGTGAACTGTCAAATGTATCATGGAAAGACAATAAAACTGTCACAATGCTCTCTACATTTGCTGGTACAAACCCGGTAAGTGAAGTACAGCGCTTTGACAGGAAACAAAAATGTCATGTAAAAGTAAATTGCCCTTACGTTATAAAAACTTACAACAAGCACATGGGAGGTGTGGACTTACTTGACAGTTTGATTGgaaggtataaaataataatgcgaaGCAAAAAGTGGTATTTTCGgttgttttatcatttattagacCTGACGATTATCAATGCTTGGTTGCTGTATAAGAGAGTGCACAAACAAAAGCGTAACAGTGAAAAGCCTATGAAACTTGTTACTTTTAGATTGCAGTTAGCAGAAACTTTGTGCTTACATGGACAagtaaaatcactaaaaagaGGGAGACCATCAAGTGCAGAGGAAACAGTTGGAAAACAATCAAAAAAAGCTTGTCGAAAAGAGCCTCCAAAAGATATTAGATTTGACAGAATTGATCACTGGCCAGAGCATTCTACAAATAAACAACGATGTAAAATGTTGAATTGTAAAGGATTTACAAGAGTACAGTGCATGAAATGCTCAATTCCTCTATGTTTTTATAAAGAGAAGAACTGTTTTAGAGACTATCATTTACAGTAATTTTTCTCTCTGGAATGCATGGTGTAGCCATTTGGcacagtttgtttttttattttttatgcttaactGCATGATGTTGCCACTTGGCAACaaactaacatttaattaaaaaataatgaaaatttagacttaattttttttaaatattttttcatgttttatcatTACActctattacatatatatttttttcaaggaaaaataaaaaatcatgcagTGTAGGgttaaattgggggtgttaagaagaaaaaaagtagcacaatttcttgtgtcctatttattaaaatacttgtggttatacaaaattacttttcatatttttacatacttttagccatacttttaatgagacggatgtacttgatgaattgacagcaaataatcaatatttggcttcagtttcgtaagaagtaatctcaaatctccccgttctgtgatgttcaatctgctccttttttttttttttttttgctaacaggttggtaacggcactaaaacttctttcgacaagacatgacgagggaaacgctatcaaaaattttctcgcaatttcccacagcccaggatatttttcggggatttctgcttgcagccaaaatgtttgatagacttttttaaatttcactttcagttcctcgttggtgctgagctcaagtagcGCCTCTTGTAATACCACATTCGCCTCTTCGTCTCATCAAATGGGGTTAGgatccatggtggtatttccatcgtcagaatatcttcaaatctatttttgaagtcatcgtgcagggtatttaaatgttgagcgtatgtatgaatatcctcatcaagacattctatctgtgacaagtgcgGAAACTGGAAGAATTCGCGCCGACTAATATTctgcttcattaatttcaatttaccaagaaaagccgaaattacaccctttgtttttattaaattaaggctgtttccttgtaactgcaagttaacgtcattgaattttatgaacaaatctgttaagtacgcaatgtccgctttatatttgatcagattttcttttaaatctggtgTTTAGTTTCCCGACACTTTATCACTGATTCGAAAAGTGAGTAAAATCTCGATAAGCATGTACCTTTCGACAATCAGCGTACTTCAGTATGCAAGAGTAGTCGTTGAAAATTTTCATCGCACAAT encodes the following:
- the LOC129959072 gene encoding piggyBac transposable element-derived protein 2-like, with translation MEEHRSVYFVDTDGKKKLLTDEIWNALSSGSDDDFDDSDEDPTFNPNVLFNRNSEDISDNNNDSESSENEVNIQNESSTSGNKTLEEKSKKVKKEKIKLVWKKKSLQVNPEIITFSGDTQLPQNILNLETPYEFFSYFFHPDLITFISEQTILYSVQQTPEKPLNVTSSDIRKYLGICILSSVSSVKDFRLYWNPAVGISLIQNSMPVNEFEKIRRYLHFNDNNAFSTDLQGGQDKFFKLRPLIDELQKSFLSIPMEECLCVDEQMCATKARHHLKQYMPDKPHKYGYKLFILSGVSGFAYNFEIYGGKELDVANILQEPDLGASSNVVIRLTRPVQENVNHKLYFDNYYTSIPLQVYLKKKGILSLGTIRRNRIPDCKLPTERELKLQVRGSITEFVAEYDGCELSNVSWKDNKTVTMLSTFAGTNPVSEVQRFDRKQKCHVKVNCPYVIKTYNKHMGGVDLLDSLIGRYKIIMRSKKWYFRLFYHLLDLTIINAWLLYKRVHKQKRNSEKPMKLVTFRLQLAETLCLHGQVKSLKRGRPSSAEETVGKQSKKACRKEPPKDIRFDRIDHWPEHSTNKQRCKMLNCKGFTRVQCMKCSIPLCFYKEKNCFRDYHLQ